A section of the Corvus hawaiiensis isolate bCorHaw1 chromosome 14, bCorHaw1.pri.cur, whole genome shotgun sequence genome encodes:
- the TMLHE gene encoding trimethyllysine dioxygenase, mitochondrial isoform X2 has translation MRLDFVWLRDHCRSASCYNAKTNQRSLDTASVDLAIRPQAVRVDETTLFLTWPDGHVTRYGLEWLVRNSYEGQKQQVMHPRILWNAEIYQQAQVPSVDCRSFLETDEGLKEFLQNFLLYGIAFVENVTPTKEDTEILAERISIIRETIYGRMWYFTSDFSRGDTAYTKLALDRHTDTTYFQEPCGIQVFHCLKHEGTGGRTLLVDGFHAAEQVLRRAPEHFELLAKVPLKHEYVESVGGCHNHMIGVGPVLNVYPWNNELYLIRYNNYDRAVINTVPHDVVRRWYHAHRALTAELRRPDNELWVKLKPGKALFVDNWRVLHGREAFTGYRQLCGCYLTRDDVLNTARLLGLQA, from the exons ATGCGCCTGGATTTCGTGTGGCTGCGGGACCACTGCCGCTCCGCCTCCTGCTACAACGCCAAGACCAACCAGCGCAGCCTGGACACGGCCAGCGTGGACCTGGCCATCCGGCCCCAGGCCGTGCGGGTGGACGAGACCACGCTCTTCCTCACCT ggccggACGGACACGTGACACGGTACGGGCTGGAGTGGCTGGTGAGGAACAGCTACgaggggcagaagcagcaggtcATGCACCCCCGGATCCTCTGGAATGCTGAGATCTACCAGCAAGCCCAGGTCCCCTCCGTCGACTGCCGGAGCTTCCTGGAGACAGACGAGGGGCTGAAGGAATTCCTGCAGAATTTCTTGTTGTATGGGATTGCTTTTGTGGAGAATGTCACTCCCACCAAGGAGGACACGGAAATCTTGGCAGAGAGGATCAGCATCATCAG GGAGACCATCTATGGCAGGATGTGGTACTTCACCTCTGACTTCTCCCGGGGAGACACAGCCTACACCAAGCTGGCCCTGGATCGGCACACGGACACCACCTACTTCCAGGAGCCCTGCGG CATCCAGGTGTTCCACTGCCTGAAGCACGAGGGCACGGGCGGGCGGACGCTGCTGGTGGACGGGTTCCACGCGGCCGAGCAGGTGCTGCGCCGGGCCCCGGAGCACTTCGAGCTGCTCGCCAAGGTGCCCCTCAAGCACGAGTACGTGGAGAGCGTGGGCGGCTGCCACAACCACATGATCGGAGTGGGGCCGGTGCTCAACGTGTACCCCTGGAACAACGAGCTTTACCTCATCAG gtaCAACAACTATGACCGTGCCGTGATCAACACGGTGCCCCATGACGTGGTGCGCCGCTGGTACCACGCGCACCGCGCCCTCACCGCCGAGCTGCGCCGGCCCGACAACGAGCTCTGGGTCAAGCTGAAGCCAGGCAAG gccCTGTTTGTGGATAACTGGCGTGTCCTGCACGGCCGGGAAGCGTTCACGGGGTACCGGCAGCTCTGCGGCTGTTACCTGACGAGGGACGACGTGCTGAACACCGCCcgcctgctggggctgcaggccTAG
- the TMLHE gene encoding trimethyllysine dioxygenase, mitochondrial isoform X1: protein MWCQRLAWLLRGQRGSTGRRWPWLSQDLGPVPAAPVRCCPTAPAAPRCAWQLHQDHLELRYGSTLMRLDFVWLRDHCRSASCYNAKTNQRSLDTASVDLAIRPQAVRVDETTLFLTWPDGHVTRYGLEWLVRNSYEGQKQQVMHPRILWNAEIYQQAQVPSVDCRSFLETDEGLKEFLQNFLLYGIAFVENVTPTKEDTEILAERISIIRETIYGRMWYFTSDFSRGDTAYTKLALDRHTDTTYFQEPCGIQVFHCLKHEGTGGRTLLVDGFHAAEQVLRRAPEHFELLAKVPLKHEYVESVGGCHNHMIGVGPVLNVYPWNNELYLIRYNNYDRAVINTVPHDVVRRWYHAHRALTAELRRPDNELWVKLKPGKALFVDNWRVLHGREAFTGYRQLCGCYLTRDDVLNTARLLGLQA, encoded by the exons ATGTGGTGCCAGAGGCTGGCGTGGCTGCTCCGGGGGCAGCGTGGGAGCACCGGACGTCGCTGGCCGTGGCTGTCCCAGGACCTCGGGCCCGTCCCGGCTGCCCCGGTGCGCTGCTGCCCCACGGCCCCGGCGGCCCCCCGGTGTGCCTGGCAGCTGCACCAGGACCATCTCG agctgaggtACGGGAGCACCCTGATGCGCCTGGATTTCGTGTGGCTGCGGGACCACTGCCGCTCCGCCTCCTGCTACAACGCCAAGACCAACCAGCGCAGCCTGGACACGGCCAGCGTGGACCTGGCCATCCGGCCCCAGGCCGTGCGGGTGGACGAGACCACGCTCTTCCTCACCT ggccggACGGACACGTGACACGGTACGGGCTGGAGTGGCTGGTGAGGAACAGCTACgaggggcagaagcagcaggtcATGCACCCCCGGATCCTCTGGAATGCTGAGATCTACCAGCAAGCCCAGGTCCCCTCCGTCGACTGCCGGAGCTTCCTGGAGACAGACGAGGGGCTGAAGGAATTCCTGCAGAATTTCTTGTTGTATGGGATTGCTTTTGTGGAGAATGTCACTCCCACCAAGGAGGACACGGAAATCTTGGCAGAGAGGATCAGCATCATCAG GGAGACCATCTATGGCAGGATGTGGTACTTCACCTCTGACTTCTCCCGGGGAGACACAGCCTACACCAAGCTGGCCCTGGATCGGCACACGGACACCACCTACTTCCAGGAGCCCTGCGG CATCCAGGTGTTCCACTGCCTGAAGCACGAGGGCACGGGCGGGCGGACGCTGCTGGTGGACGGGTTCCACGCGGCCGAGCAGGTGCTGCGCCGGGCCCCGGAGCACTTCGAGCTGCTCGCCAAGGTGCCCCTCAAGCACGAGTACGTGGAGAGCGTGGGCGGCTGCCACAACCACATGATCGGAGTGGGGCCGGTGCTCAACGTGTACCCCTGGAACAACGAGCTTTACCTCATCAG gtaCAACAACTATGACCGTGCCGTGATCAACACGGTGCCCCATGACGTGGTGCGCCGCTGGTACCACGCGCACCGCGCCCTCACCGCCGAGCTGCGCCGGCCCGACAACGAGCTCTGGGTCAAGCTGAAGCCAGGCAAG gccCTGTTTGTGGATAACTGGCGTGTCCTGCACGGCCGGGAAGCGTTCACGGGGTACCGGCAGCTCTGCGGCTGTTACCTGACGAGGGACGACGTGCTGAACACCGCCcgcctgctggggctgcaggccTAG